tgattggggttttcTTTTGGGGAGTGGTTAAGTttttatcctggagattagtgctctatctgagatgtgtgtggtaaagatttttccccattctgtaggctctctcttcacattattgattgattcctttgctgagaagaagttttttagtttgagcccatcccatttattgattcttaattttacttgttgtgctttaggggtcttgttaaggaagtcaggtcctaagccaacatgatgaagatgtgggtctactttttcttctattaggtacagagtctctgttctagtgcttaagtctttgatccactttgaattgatttttgtgcagggtgagagatagaggtttaatttcattttgttatgtatggatttccagttttcctagcaccatttgttgaataaccTGTCTTTTTTCCCAtgtatatttttgacaccttatctagtatgagataactgtatttatgcaggtttatctctgtgccttctattttgtaccattggtctacttgtctattttggtgccaataccatgctattgcTCTGTAGTCTATCTGCAGATCTTAGAGAGTAGATTAGATATGTGCTCTGCTCCCAAAGTGAGGGATATCCTGGTTCTCCTATGTTCCTGGGATGAGAAGGAGCCATAGAAAATGGAAGCATTCAGGCTGGcgttgtggctccatggtagatcgcttgcctagcatgtgtgagaccttgggttccattctcagcatcacatataaataaatgaataaaacaaaggtctatcaacaactaaaaaaatattttttaaaaaagaaaatggtggcATTGGATTTTTGGACAGTAGAGGACTGGATTTGTTCCAAGTATTTTTTCTGCAGATAATATAAAGATTTTCCAAGGGTCTAGAGAGGCTCATTAAAATTAGGTGAGAGTGACAGAAACCAGTTTGATAAGTAAAGGAGAGGAGAGTGTTGTTAAAGAGATATGGTGGGAACTGTCTCAGGATGGTAAAGCATGGTATCTCCATGGGTCATGTTAGAGGGTGTGAAGAGTGATAAAGTCCAGTTCTCAATCCTCAAAGCAAGCCCTAGTCATGAATGAAACAAGGGTAGATGTCAGCAACAGAGTCTAGGATAGGACCTGTGTTAACTTTTTATCACTGtggcaaatacctgagaaaaacaacttaaaggaggaaagatttgtttcagctcgtggtttcagtccatagttggctgactgtattgctttgggcctgagtaGGGCACACTCCCAGAGATTTACCTCCTCTAACCAAGCCCCACCTATCTCAAGTGTCCACTCTCTCCCAGTAGTCCCTtcccctatcagtggattaaagccctcatgatccagtgacttcccaaaagccccacctctgaaccttgctgtatTTGGGATCATGTCTTCAACATGCAACCAAAACAGGACCAAAAGAGACTAGGCTAAGGTGACATTGAATATTTGGACAGTAGAGGACTGGTTATTGCCCCAAGCATTTTTCTGCACTCAGAGTACAAAtccaaagatgaaattaaactgTAGAAATGAAGGATGGAAATGAAATTCCATTGCACATCAAGTCACCAAGGCCTGTGGCATTGAAGATTCATTTGTTGTGTGTACCAGTGCTCCTTGTTCTGTGTCCATAGCTGGTGGAATCTATTTCACTCATTCTTCTTTGTTCAACCCAGAGGTCAGCACATAAGTTTTCTTACTACAGCAATACTTATCAATAGATCGAAGTTGGCATGGAAGTTATAATTAATTTGCATGTGTGTAATAAAGGAATGAAACTGAACAATATATCCTTATCCCAATTCTACCTTGCCTTAGATTAGGGATTATTGTGGCAAAATTAaaggtatttaaattttcttttaaaaagttattttatttttaattgacaaataatagttGCATATATTTATGAGATACAATGTGATTTTTCAATTCATGTATCACCGTGGAATGATCCCATCAGGCCAGTAACATAACTATCAAATACCATTTCATTGTGGTAAGAACATCTAAAGTATATtgcattagttctttaaaattatacattatgTTATTAGCTATAGTCATCAGGCTGTATAATATATCACCAGAATCTCAtcctataattaaaaaatttaagatcatTCATCTTAAGATCtactccttctctaaaataccaTGAGACTATATTAATTTAAcagttaattttttaacttaGACATTAAAATACAAACACTAGGAAAGAATCACTATACTGCAGAAAACTGCATAGAATAATTTATCTGATTATTAAGTCATGCAATTCATTCTCTACTTAAATCAGGAGCCTCTTTTAAAATAACAGGCACTTTGAGCCAAAAGACCCTTATTAGTAGTTCATATCCATTGAGGTTTTAGTCTGTCTCCGGTGACTATAGGAAGCTTTTCAGATTACATAGAATGTGCCTTCCTTTATTTTCGGAAAAGATTGACAGAGAAGAGACGGTAGCAACACAAGCATCTCTAGAGAGAAGAGCACCCAGGCAAGAAAACTCAGGAAGAGTCAGAGGGTGAATGCACCTTACATacgggaagggaaagaagagtagAGACCCAAACACATGCAGAGGCATTGACCTGTCCTACTAACTGTTAGGTGATTGTGTAAGCTGTTGAGAATCTAGGGTTCCAGAACCCAAGGCATGCAGCTCttgtgaacatttaaaaaagagaccATAGTTTTTATCATGTCATGACTAGGAAACACAGATTCTGCAGTTGGAGAGCCCTTAGTTGGATGGGgagcattttctctctctttctctctctctctctctcaaacacactcacacacacacacacacacacacacctgcaaaAAATTTCTTATAGtttcaaataaaacagaatgCCCAGGTTTGCATAAGTATCTTTTCACCCATGTAAATTTGcctatagataaatatataaaaactctgTTATGTCAAATGACcaaaatcccaaaaaaccaaaggccaaatgttttccctgataagtggatgatgatacataatggaggtgaGGGGtaggggggtaagagaagaatgaaggaactttggattatgaagagggaaatgagagggaggaggagcgggggtttgaaagatggtggaatgagacagacaccatgatcctacgtacatgtatgattacacgaatggtgtgaatctacattgtgcacaaccatagaattgaaaagttgtaccccatttgtgtacagtgaatcaaagtgcagtttgtaaaaaatgaCTGAATTAATAGAGAGAAATACAAAAGGCTCCAAGGAAATATGGAATCAGTGGAGGGAATGCAACTTCCTGGAGTGGAGAGCTATTATGAGGTGAGTCTATAATAGGAACACAGAAACAAGACATCCTAACTGTGCAATCATGAGGTGACAGAGATCACAGGTAGAACACTACATGGTGCAGCTACAAGTGACAAGAGTTGTTTCTCCACAACAGATTTATAtcaggtgtgtgtatgtgtatgcacacacacacacacacacacacacacacacacacacatctgggATCAGGGTCCATGAATTTTATTGACCTTTGCAGAACAAAACCTACCTACTTGGCAGTTAACCTTGTTTAACAATTTCTCTAAGCCCCGTTTCATGTCTTTGTTTCTTAAACTGTAGATGAACGGGTTTAACATTGATGTCAAAACTGTGTAGTTGACTGTTGCTATTCGGTCCTTGACCGTATAGCTGGACAAGGGATGAAAATAGACATAGCTAATACTCCCATAAAACAAAGTCACCACAGTGAGATGGGAGctacaggtggagaaggctttgtgtTTTCCAGCCACAGAGGGAATCTTGAAAACAGCAAAGAGGATTCTCAGGTATGAGATGAAGATACACACAAATGGAGCCATCACCGAGGCCAGCCCTTCTGTCATGGCCACAACTTCGTTCACGAAGGTAGAAGAGCAGGACAGTTTCAGAACAGGGTTGACGTCACAAAAGAAGTGGTGGATAACATTTGATGCACAGAAGGTGAGCTGATGCACCAGGAGGACATGCAGGAGGGAGTGGAGACAGGAGAAGGCAGCTGAGAAGGCCAGCAGCAGGACACAGCGGCTGTGGTTCATGACCGTGACATAGTGGAAGGGATTGCAGATAGCTACATAGCGATCAATGGCCATAGCTGCCAGGAGGTAACTGTCCATGTTTCCAAAGACCAGGAAGAAATACATCTGTGCCAGACATCCGGCATAGGAAATGGTCTTTCTCTCTGATAAGAagttcaccagcatcttggggactATGACTGTTGTGTAGCAAATGTCAGCAAAGGACAAAATGCttaggaagaagtacatggggttCTGGAGTTGAGGATCTGAGTGGATAGCCAAGATGATGAGCAGATTTCCCAGCAGGGTGACCAGGTATATGCTAAGAAAGAGGGCAAAGAGTGGCTTCTGGTCCTCAGGCCGAGAAGAGAGGCCCAAGAGTATGAATTCAGAGAGTCTTGTCAGGTTGGACATTCCACAGGCGTGTGTGTACCTACAGACGAAAACACAGCCAATTAACGGTCCTTATGCATCTTCCCATGTTGTCCTGGTACTGAGCAGTTATTAAGGGAGTGTTTACTCTGCTGcttattttttccccccaagtatGGCAAAATCAAAGCCGAATCActtacttttaaaagtttattcttaTTAGCCCAttacagttatatataatattgggatttattttgacatgattatataagcatggaataaaatttgctccaattcaatccccaggacttctccttcctctcccctcctccctctcccagttccccttcctctactccactggtcttccttgtatttatttatagtttttaaaatcagtgcttCATAGATACACAGAAAGgtgaaattcattgtggtatagtCATATGTGCAAATAACATGGTCTGGTCAACTTCATTCCATCgttccttccttttttcatccctcctcttcctctctgaaac
The Sciurus carolinensis chromosome 14, mSciCar1.2, whole genome shotgun sequence DNA segment above includes these coding regions:
- the LOC124964913 gene encoding olfactory receptor 1L3, which produces MSNLTRLSEFILLGLSSRPEDQKPLFALFLSIYLVTLLGNLLIILAIHSDPQLQNPMYFFLSILSFADICYTTVIVPKMLVNFLSERKTISYAGCLAQMYFFLVFGNMDSYLLAAMAIDRYVAICNPFHYVTVMNHSRCVLLLAFSAAFSCLHSLLHVLLVHQLTFCASNVIHHFFCDVNPVLKLSCSSTFVNEVVAMTEGLASVMAPFVCIFISYLRILFAVFKIPSVAGKHKAFSTCSSHLTVVTLFYGSISYVYFHPLSSYTVKDRIATVNYTVLTSMLNPFIYSLRNKDMKRGLEKLLNKVNCQVGRFCSAKVNKIHGP